The Geodermatophilaceae bacterium NBWT11 genome has a segment encoding these proteins:
- a CDS encoding co-chaperone GroES encodes MLHDRLLVSLRKDAGDRRSSGGILIPATAQVAKRLIWGEARGVGANVRQVKVGDQVLFSPEDQHEVEVHGEDLVILRERDVHAVAAERIEEATGLYL; translated from the coding sequence ATGCTGCACGACCGGCTGCTGGTCTCCCTGCGCAAGGACGCCGGCGACCGGCGCAGCTCCGGCGGCATCCTCATCCCCGCCACCGCCCAGGTCGCCAAGCGGCTGATCTGGGGTGAGGCGCGCGGGGTCGGCGCGAACGTGCGACAGGTCAAGGTCGGCGACCAGGTGCTGTTCTCCCCCGAGGACCAGCACGAGGTCGAGGTGCACGGCGAGGACCTGGTGATCCTCCGCGAGCGCGACGTGCACGCCGTGGCGGCCGAGCGCATCGAGGAAGCCACCGGGCTCTACCTCTGA
- a CDS encoding GuaB1 family IMP dehydrogenase-related protein produces the protein MRFLNDQRPATDLTYADVFMVPNDSTIGSRLEVDLTTPDLVGTTIPVVVANMTAISGRRMAETISRRGGLAVLPQDIPTDVVGEVVGWVKDRHPVYDTPITLAPTATVAEALQLLTKRAHGVVVVVEHGRPIGVVTDGACQGVDRFTQLSEVMAADPLTIPAGTDLPKVFDVLSEARVHAAPVVDGDRLVGVITRKGALRSALYSPALDAGGRLLTSAAVGINGDVAGKAEALLAHGVDVLVVDTAHGHQAKAVEAVRAARSVAGSTPVVAGNVVTAAGTRDLIEAGADVVKVGVGPGAMCTTRMMTGVGRPQFSAVEECAAAAREAGKHVWADGGVRHPRDIALALAAGAASVMVGSWFAGTYESAGDVHEDGTGRLYKESFGMASARAVKARTSTQSGFDRARAGLFEEGISSSRMYLDPARPGVEDLVDQIVAGVRSSCTYAGARTVDELHERAVLGVQSAAGYEEGRPLPTSW, from the coding sequence ATGCGGTTCCTGAACGACCAGCGCCCGGCCACGGACCTCACGTACGCCGACGTGTTCATGGTCCCCAACGACTCGACCATCGGCTCCCGGCTCGAGGTGGACCTGACCACGCCGGACCTGGTGGGCACCACGATCCCGGTGGTCGTGGCCAACATGACAGCGATCAGCGGCCGGCGGATGGCCGAGACCATCTCCCGGCGCGGTGGGCTGGCCGTCCTCCCGCAGGACATCCCGACCGACGTCGTCGGCGAGGTCGTCGGCTGGGTCAAGGACCGGCACCCCGTCTACGACACCCCGATCACCCTGGCGCCGACCGCCACGGTCGCCGAGGCGCTGCAGCTGCTCACCAAGCGCGCGCACGGCGTCGTCGTCGTGGTCGAGCACGGCCGCCCGATCGGCGTGGTCACCGACGGCGCCTGCCAGGGCGTCGACCGGTTCACCCAGCTGTCGGAGGTGATGGCCGCCGACCCGCTGACCATCCCCGCCGGCACCGACCTGCCCAAGGTCTTCGACGTGCTCTCCGAGGCCCGGGTGCACGCCGCCCCCGTCGTCGACGGCGACCGCCTCGTCGGCGTGATCACCCGCAAGGGCGCGCTGCGCAGCGCGCTCTACTCCCCCGCCCTCGACGCCGGAGGCCGCCTGCTGACCTCCGCCGCGGTCGGCATCAACGGCGACGTCGCCGGCAAGGCCGAGGCACTGCTCGCCCACGGCGTCGACGTGCTCGTCGTGGACACCGCGCACGGCCACCAGGCCAAGGCCGTCGAGGCCGTCCGCGCCGCCCGCTCGGTCGCCGGCTCCACGCCCGTCGTGGCCGGCAACGTGGTCACCGCGGCGGGCACCCGCGACCTGATCGAGGCCGGCGCGGACGTCGTCAAGGTCGGCGTGGGCCCCGGCGCCATGTGCACCACCCGGATGATGACCGGCGTCGGCCGCCCGCAGTTCTCCGCCGTCGAGGAGTGCGCCGCGGCCGCCCGCGAGGCCGGCAAGCACGTGTGGGCCGACGGCGGCGTCCGGCACCCCCGCGACATCGCCCTGGCCCTGGCCGCCGGCGCGGCCAGCGTCATGGTCGGCTCCTGGTTCGCCGGCACCTACGAGAGCGCCGGCGACGTCCACGAGGACGGCACCGGTCGGCTCTACAAGGAGAGCTTCGGGATGGCCTCGGCCCGCGCCGTCAAGGCCCGGACGTCGACCCAGTCCGGCTTCGACCGCGCCCGCGCCGGGCTGTTCGAGGAGGGCATCAGCTCCAGCCGCATGTACCTGGACCCCGCCCGCCCCGGCGTCGAGGACCTCGTCGACCAGATCGTGGCCGGTGTCCGGTCCAGCTGCACCTACGCCGGCGCCCGCACCGTGGACGAGCTGCACGAGCGTGCCGTGCTGGGGGTGCAGTCCGCCGCCGGTTACGAAGAGGGCCGCCCGCTGCCGACCAGCTGGTGA
- a CDS encoding sedoheptulose 7-phosphate cyclase gives MTTLSSSVTRQDGGFTVEAVQKTEYRLVPVDGVFTPENEQLADCYRAAGRCLAVVDENVLALHRETMQAYFDAHGIALTVIPVAIAETDKTLATLERLVDAFSAWGLLRTEAPLVVGGGLVTDVAGFACASYKRSTPYIRIPTTLIGLIDASVSIKVAVNHGKAKNRLGAYHASSTVFLDFSFLASLAEDQVRNGMAELIKIAVVANRTVFDLLDEHGEDLLRTRFGHLDGTPEIRKIADQVTDEAIDTMLQLEVPNLAELDLDRVIAYGHTWSPTLELTPETPFFHGHAISVDMAYSATLAAARGYITVADRDRVLALFSRLGLTIDTPYLTADLLQESTKSILQTRDGLLRAAAPKPIGECTFMNDVDDAELARTLDLHREVVSALPREGAGVDAFMVPRTSPVVAAP, from the coding sequence ATGACCACCCTCAGTTCCAGCGTGACCCGCCAGGACGGCGGCTTCACCGTCGAGGCCGTGCAGAAGACCGAGTACCGGCTCGTCCCGGTCGACGGCGTGTTCACGCCGGAGAACGAGCAGCTCGCCGACTGCTACCGCGCCGCCGGCCGCTGCCTCGCCGTCGTCGACGAGAACGTGCTGGCCCTGCACCGCGAGACGATGCAGGCCTACTTCGACGCCCACGGCATCGCGCTGACCGTCATCCCGGTGGCCATCGCCGAGACCGACAAGACGCTGGCCACCCTCGAGCGCCTCGTCGACGCCTTCTCCGCCTGGGGCCTGCTGCGCACCGAGGCCCCGCTGGTCGTCGGCGGCGGCTTGGTCACCGACGTGGCCGGCTTCGCCTGCGCCTCCTACAAGCGGTCCACGCCGTACATCCGCATCCCCACCACGCTGATCGGCCTCATCGACGCCAGCGTCTCGATCAAGGTCGCGGTGAACCACGGCAAGGCCAAGAACCGGCTGGGCGCCTACCACGCCAGCTCGACGGTCTTCCTGGACTTCTCCTTCCTGGCCTCGCTCGCCGAGGACCAGGTGCGCAACGGCATGGCCGAGCTGATCAAGATCGCCGTCGTCGCGAACCGGACCGTCTTCGACCTGCTCGACGAGCACGGCGAGGACCTGCTGCGCACCCGTTTCGGCCACCTCGACGGCACCCCGGAGATCCGCAAGATCGCCGACCAGGTCACCGACGAGGCGATCGACACCATGCTGCAGCTCGAGGTGCCCAACCTCGCCGAGCTCGACCTGGACCGGGTGATCGCCTACGGGCACACCTGGAGCCCCACGCTGGAGCTCACCCCGGAGACCCCGTTCTTCCACGGGCACGCGATCAGCGTCGACATGGCCTACTCGGCGACCCTGGCCGCCGCGCGGGGGTACATCACCGTCGCCGACCGCGACCGGGTGCTGGCGCTGTTCAGCCGCCTCGGCCTCACGATCGACACCCCGTACCTGACCGCGGACCTGCTGCAGGAGTCCACCAAGTCCATCCTGCAGACCCGCGACGGCCTGCTGCGCGCCGCGGCCCCCAAGCCGATCGGGGAGTGCACGTTCATGAACGACGTGGACGACGCCGAGCTGGCCCGCACCCTCGACCTGCACCGCGAGGTCGTCTCCGCGCTGCCCCGCGAGGGTGCCGGTGTCGACGCGTTCATGGTCCCGCGCACGAGCCCCGTCGTCGCCGCACCGTGA
- the serS gene encoding serine--tRNA ligase: MIDLRLVRENPDLVRASQRARGADESRVDALLAADAGRRAAVHHADQLRAEQKAASQAVKKATPEERPAVLERAKALAAEVKVAEEATRAADEALRAAHLVIANVVAPEVPPGGEDDAVTIRTVGEVPTYDFEVRDHLDIGTALGAIDMERGAKVSGARFYFLTGPGAMLEFALAQLAITRAVAAGLTPVVAPALVGPKAMEGTGFLGEHDEEVYRIERDDLYLVGTSEVALAGMHADEVLDLSAGPKRYAGWSSCFRREAGSYGKDTKGIIRVHWFDKVEMFSFCAPEDAEAEHLRLLQWEEEFLQALELPYRVVDIAAGDLGTSAARKFDIEAWFPTQGTYRELTSTSDCTTFQARRLSIRSRDADGKPQTVATLNGTLCAIARTIACLLEVHQQADGSVHVPVALRPWLGGHAVLSPGMSLVPTA, from the coding sequence GTGATCGACCTGCGACTCGTCCGCGAGAACCCCGACCTCGTCCGCGCCAGCCAGCGGGCCCGGGGTGCCGACGAGTCCCGGGTCGACGCCCTGCTGGCCGCCGACGCCGGGCGCCGCGCCGCCGTGCACCACGCCGACCAGCTCCGCGCCGAGCAGAAGGCGGCGTCCCAGGCGGTGAAGAAGGCGACCCCCGAGGAGCGGCCCGCCGTCCTCGAGCGCGCGAAGGCCCTGGCCGCGGAGGTCAAGGTCGCCGAGGAGGCCACCCGCGCCGCCGACGAGGCGCTGCGCGCCGCGCACCTGGTGATCGCCAACGTCGTGGCCCCCGAGGTGCCGCCCGGTGGTGAGGACGACGCCGTCACGATCCGCACCGTCGGTGAGGTGCCCACCTACGACTTCGAGGTCCGCGACCACCTGGACATCGGCACCGCCCTGGGCGCGATCGACATGGAGCGCGGCGCCAAGGTCTCCGGCGCCCGGTTCTACTTCCTCACCGGCCCCGGCGCGATGCTCGAGTTCGCGCTCGCCCAGCTGGCCATCACCCGCGCGGTGGCCGCCGGCCTCACCCCGGTCGTGGCCCCCGCGCTGGTCGGGCCGAAGGCGATGGAGGGCACCGGCTTCCTCGGCGAGCACGACGAGGAGGTCTACCGGATCGAGCGCGACGACCTCTACCTGGTCGGCACGTCGGAGGTCGCGCTGGCCGGCATGCACGCCGACGAGGTGCTCGACCTGTCCGCCGGTCCGAAGCGGTACGCCGGCTGGAGCTCCTGCTTCCGCCGGGAGGCCGGCTCCTACGGCAAGGACACCAAGGGCATCATCCGGGTGCACTGGTTCGACAAGGTCGAGATGTTCAGCTTCTGCGCGCCCGAGGACGCCGAGGCCGAGCACCTGCGGCTGCTGCAGTGGGAGGAGGAGTTCCTCCAGGCCCTCGAGCTGCCCTACCGCGTGGTCGACATCGCCGCCGGCGACCTCGGCACGAGCGCGGCCCGCAAGTTCGACATCGAGGCGTGGTTCCCCACCCAGGGCACGTACCGCGAGCTGACGTCGACGTCGGATTGCACCACCTTCCAGGCCCGCCGGCTCTCGATCCGCTCCCGCGACGCCGACGGCAAGCCGCAGACCGTCGCCACCCTGAACGGCACGCTGTGCGCGATCGCCCGCACCATCGCCTGCCTGCTCGAGGTGCACCAGCAGGCCGACGGCTCGGTGCACGTGCCGGTCGCGCTGCGCCCGTGGCTGGGTGGCCACGCCGTCCTGAGCCCCGGCATGTCGCTGGTGCCCACCGCGTGA
- a CDS encoding metallopeptidase family protein codes for MRALPLEEFEDLVADALDQVPAELMALVDNVVVLVEDRNEDEPTLLGLYEGYALTERSWDLSGQLPDRIMVYREAICDVCETAEQVADEVTITVVHEIAHHFGIDEEKLHELGWG; via the coding sequence GTGAGGGCCCTCCCGCTCGAGGAGTTCGAGGACCTCGTCGCCGACGCCCTCGACCAGGTGCCAGCCGAGCTGATGGCCCTGGTGGACAACGTCGTGGTGCTCGTCGAGGACCGCAACGAGGACGAGCCCACGCTGCTGGGCCTCTACGAGGGCTACGCGCTGACCGAGCGCAGCTGGGACCTCTCCGGCCAGCTGCCGGACCGGATCATGGTCTACCGGGAGGCCATCTGCGACGTCTGCGAGACCGCCGAGCAGGTCGCCGACGAGGTCACGATCACCGTGGTGCACGAGATCGCGCACCACTTCGGCATCGACGAGGAGAAGCTGCACGAACTCGGCTGGGGCTGA
- a CDS encoding SAM-dependent methyltransferase, with protein sequence MRPVTPLGILAARLDAVCGRLDGVPEEVRAELEGIRDLAVGFEPYLEAQTTPESPALALLAERTLAAAWSGSLEAEMLSGHVEGRFLAFLLRTARARRVLEVGMFTGYSALAMAEALPADGEVVACELDADVAAFARECFDESPDGGTIDVRVGPAADTLAALVAEGQVFDVVFVDADKAGYAGYLQTVLDGGLLADGGLVVVDNTLMQGQPWAGDRTANGEAIAAFNDAVTADPRVEQVLVPLRDGITLIRRTDS encoded by the coding sequence CTGCGTCCGGTCACGCCGCTGGGCATCCTGGCGGCGCGGCTGGACGCGGTCTGCGGGCGCCTGGACGGGGTGCCCGAGGAGGTCCGCGCCGAGCTCGAGGGCATCCGGGACCTCGCGGTGGGCTTCGAGCCCTACCTCGAGGCGCAGACGACGCCGGAGTCCCCGGCTCTCGCACTGCTGGCCGAGCGCACCCTGGCCGCCGCGTGGTCGGGGTCGCTGGAGGCCGAGATGCTCTCGGGGCACGTGGAGGGCCGGTTCCTGGCGTTCCTGCTGCGCACGGCGCGGGCCCGTCGGGTGCTGGAGGTCGGCATGTTCACCGGCTACTCGGCGCTCGCGATGGCCGAGGCGCTGCCCGCCGACGGCGAGGTCGTGGCCTGCGAGCTCGACGCCGACGTCGCCGCCTTCGCCCGGGAGTGCTTCGACGAGTCCCCGGACGGCGGCACGATCGACGTCCGGGTCGGCCCGGCGGCGGACACGCTGGCCGCGCTGGTCGCCGAGGGGCAGGTGTTCGACGTCGTCTTCGTCGACGCCGACAAGGCCGGGTACGCCGGCTACCTGCAGACCGTGCTGGACGGCGGGCTGCTCGCCGACGGCGGTCTCGTGGTCGTGGACAACACCCTCATGCAGGGCCAGCCCTGGGCCGGGGACCGCACCGCCAACGGCGAGGCCATCGCCGCGTTCAACGACGCCGTCACCGCCGACCCCCGGGTCGAGCAGGTGCTCGTCCCCCTCCGCGACGGGATCACCCTGATCCGCCGCACCGACAGCTGA
- a CDS encoding HAD-IA family hydrolase produces MSALLFGSISTLADTSELQRESFNEAFAAHDLDWRWDREDYREMLRGNGGADRIAGYAAERGQDVDAAAVHATKSELFQQKLGRGGLTARPGVLESLRSAKQAGAKVALVTTTSPENVVSLVQGVQDLQLDDFDLVVDNSVVSESKPDPAAYTHALSALGVDAADAVAVEDNTGGVQAANAAGITVLAFPNENTAEHDFSAASRVVDHLDPAELPAGLQA; encoded by the coding sequence GTGTCCGCACTGCTCTTCGGTTCCATCAGCACCCTGGCCGACACCTCCGAGCTCCAGCGTGAGTCGTTCAACGAGGCCTTCGCCGCCCACGACCTGGACTGGCGCTGGGACCGCGAGGACTACCGCGAGATGCTCCGCGGCAACGGCGGGGCCGACCGCATCGCCGGCTACGCGGCCGAGCGCGGCCAGGACGTCGACGCCGCCGCCGTGCACGCCACCAAGTCCGAGCTGTTCCAGCAGAAGCTGGGCCGCGGCGGCCTGACCGCCCGCCCGGGCGTGCTGGAGTCCCTGCGCAGTGCCAAGCAGGCCGGCGCCAAGGTCGCGCTGGTCACCACCACCTCGCCGGAGAACGTCGTCAGCCTGGTCCAGGGCGTCCAGGACCTGCAGCTCGACGACTTCGACCTCGTCGTCGACAACTCCGTGGTCAGCGAGTCCAAGCCCGACCCGGCCGCCTACACCCACGCGCTGAGCGCGCTGGGCGTGGACGCCGCCGACGCCGTCGCCGTGGAGGACAACACCGGCGGGGTGCAGGCCGCGAACGCCGCCGGCATCACCGTGCTGGCCTTCCCGAACGAGAACACCGCTGAGCACGACTTCAGCGCCGCCTCCCGGGTGGTCGACCACCTGGACCCCGCCGAGCTGCCCGCCGGGCTGCAGGCCTGA
- a CDS encoding ATP-grasp enzyme: protein MRSLGALAALTLTLPVDLAVTAAALVSTRATRPAPAADRKTVLISGGKMTKALQLARSFHAAGHRVVLVEKDTYRFTGHRFSRAVDTFHVVPDPRDPGYAHALLRIVQAEGVDLYVPVCSPVASEFDAASAEVLAGHCEVLSLEPETVRTLDDKHRFTELAASLGLSVPDTHLVTDPQQVLDFDFSGRPRPYVLKSIAYDPVHRLDLTQLPLPTRAATSAFLAGKPISADNPWILQEFVTGAEVCTHSTARDGVVTVWCCCPSSAFQVNYAQVDRPRIREWVTTFVSELGLSGQVSFDFLEEADGTPFAIECNPRTHSAITMFYDHPGLADAYLEPRDTPLEPLPTSRPTYWSYHELWRALSSPRTAAERWRVVREGKDAVFDRADPLPHLVLHHVQIPLLLWKNLLTGGAWNRIDFNIGKLVMPAGD, encoded by the coding sequence CTGCGGTCGCTGGGGGCACTGGCGGCGCTGACCCTCACGCTGCCGGTGGACCTCGCGGTGACCGCGGCGGCGCTGGTCAGCACCCGCGCCACGCGCCCCGCACCGGCGGCGGACCGGAAGACCGTGCTGATCAGCGGCGGGAAGATGACCAAGGCGCTGCAGCTGGCCCGGTCCTTCCACGCCGCGGGGCACCGGGTGGTGCTGGTGGAGAAGGACACCTACCGGTTCACCGGGCACCGCTTCTCCCGCGCCGTCGACACCTTCCACGTCGTCCCCGACCCCCGGGACCCCGGCTACGCCCACGCGCTGCTGCGCATCGTGCAGGCCGAGGGCGTGGACCTGTACGTGCCGGTCTGCTCACCGGTCGCCTCGGAGTTCGACGCGGCGTCGGCGGAGGTGCTCGCCGGGCACTGCGAGGTGCTGAGCCTCGAGCCGGAGACGGTGCGCACGCTGGACGACAAGCACCGGTTCACCGAGCTCGCCGCCTCGCTGGGCCTGAGCGTGCCCGACACGCACCTGGTGACCGACCCGCAGCAGGTCCTCGACTTCGACTTCAGCGGCCGGCCCAGGCCCTACGTGCTCAAGTCGATCGCCTACGACCCGGTGCACCGCCTGGACCTCACCCAGCTGCCGCTGCCCACCCGCGCGGCGACGAGTGCGTTCCTCGCCGGCAAGCCCATCTCGGCGGACAACCCGTGGATCCTGCAGGAGTTCGTCACCGGCGCGGAGGTCTGCACGCACTCCACCGCCCGGGACGGCGTCGTCACCGTCTGGTGCTGCTGCCCGTCCTCGGCGTTCCAGGTCAACTACGCGCAGGTCGACCGGCCCCGGATCCGGGAGTGGGTGACCACCTTCGTCAGCGAACTGGGGTTGTCCGGGCAGGTGTCCTTCGACTTCCTGGAGGAGGCCGACGGCACCCCGTTCGCCATCGAGTGCAACCCGCGCACCCACTCGGCCATCACCATGTTCTACGACCACCCCGGGCTCGCGGACGCGTACCTGGAGCCGCGGGACACCCCGCTGGAGCCGCTGCCCACCAGCCGGCCCACCTACTGGAGCTACCACGAGCTGTGGCGGGCGCTGAGCTCCCCGCGCACCGCCGCCGAGCGCTGGCGGGTGGTCCGGGAGGGCAAGGACGCCGTGTTCGACCGGGCCGACCCGCTGCCCCACCTCGTGCTGCACCACGTGCAGATCCCGCTGCTGCTGTGGAAGAACCTGCTGACCGGCGGCGCGTGGAACCGCATCGACTTCAACATCGGCAAGCTCGTCATGCCGGCAGGGGACTGA
- a CDS encoding TauD/TfdA family dioxygenase → MHTTTLEPLGAELTDTDIAALTDDQIGEVRGLLAEHGVVVFRDQHVDDDAFLAFLQRFGPLTFTAGETPVDGFPDLNVISNVGRTEPPRSTFHVDSSYLSTPPAYTALRAVEIPSQGGETVFTNQYRAYETLGDDVKARLEGATITHVVTGIDPSLLTEDDETQAEHPVFRPHPLSGRTALYMSTPKRCAAVSGLDDDEAAEVVAQLYAHSTTEENSHAHRWAPGDVVMWDNGCVLHRGDHSVVVGDRVMHRGMVADYGLDR, encoded by the coding sequence GTGCACACCACCACCCTCGAGCCGCTGGGCGCCGAGCTCACCGACACCGACATCGCCGCGCTGACCGACGACCAGATCGGCGAGGTGCGCGGCCTGCTCGCCGAGCACGGCGTCGTCGTCTTCCGCGACCAGCACGTCGACGACGACGCGTTCCTGGCGTTCCTGCAGCGCTTCGGGCCCCTGACCTTCACCGCCGGGGAGACCCCGGTCGACGGGTTCCCCGACCTCAACGTGATCAGCAACGTGGGCCGCACCGAGCCGCCGCGCAGCACCTTCCACGTGGACAGCTCCTACCTCTCCACCCCGCCGGCCTACACCGCGCTGCGCGCCGTGGAGATCCCCAGCCAGGGCGGGGAGACGGTGTTCACCAACCAGTACCGGGCCTACGAGACGCTCGGCGACGACGTGAAGGCCCGGCTCGAGGGCGCGACCATCACCCACGTGGTGACCGGCATCGACCCGAGCCTGCTGACCGAGGACGACGAGACGCAGGCCGAGCACCCGGTCTTCCGCCCGCACCCGCTCTCGGGCCGGACGGCGCTCTACATGTCCACCCCCAAGCGCTGCGCCGCGGTCAGCGGGCTGGACGACGACGAGGCCGCCGAGGTGGTGGCGCAGCTGTACGCGCACTCGACCACCGAGGAGAACAGCCACGCGCACCGCTGGGCCCCGGGCGACGTCGTCATGTGGGACAACGGCTGCGTGCTGCACCGCGGTGACCACTCCGTCGTCGTCGGCGACCGGGTGATGCACCGCGGCATGGTCGCCGACTACGGGCTGGACCGCTGA
- a CDS encoding D-alanine--D-alanine ligase: MTTRVLHLVGSPTSAFMDDLSRLYAADCLANVGPGWEHVVAHVSPDGSWRFPETLDTLAAAEPMPIGAGIARLTALDVDVALPQMFCIPGMTHYRSLLDTLGIRYVGNTPDVMALGAHKDRAKAVVAAAGVRVPDGEVLMRGQEPTLAPPVVVKPVDADNSHGVTLVHDTDDYGAALAAAWEHSDGALVEQFVPLGREVRCGVVVRDGELVPLPLEEYGLGEGRQVRTAEDKIRRADDGTLGLMAKDTPTVWIVPADDPANAAVWEAARACHVALGCRDYSLFDFRIDPDGVPWFLEAGLYNSFARQSVIPTMARAAGIELPELFAAGIAGALAR; this comes from the coding sequence ATGACCACCCGCGTGCTGCACCTCGTCGGCTCGCCCACGAGCGCCTTCATGGACGACCTGTCCCGGCTCTACGCCGCCGACTGCCTGGCGAACGTCGGCCCGGGCTGGGAGCACGTGGTCGCCCACGTCTCGCCCGACGGCTCGTGGCGCTTCCCCGAGACGCTCGACACCCTGGCCGCTGCCGAGCCGATGCCCATCGGAGCGGGCATCGCCCGGCTCACCGCACTGGACGTCGACGTCGCGCTGCCGCAGATGTTCTGCATCCCCGGCATGACCCACTACCGCTCGCTGCTGGACACCCTGGGCATCCGCTACGTCGGCAACACCCCCGACGTGATGGCGCTGGGTGCGCACAAGGACCGGGCCAAGGCCGTGGTGGCCGCCGCCGGCGTCCGGGTGCCGGACGGCGAGGTGCTGATGCGCGGGCAGGAGCCCACGCTCGCGCCGCCCGTCGTCGTCAAGCCGGTGGACGCCGACAACTCCCACGGCGTGACGCTCGTGCACGACACCGACGACTACGGGGCCGCCCTGGCGGCCGCGTGGGAGCACTCCGACGGCGCCCTGGTCGAGCAGTTCGTGCCGCTGGGCCGCGAGGTGCGCTGCGGCGTCGTCGTCCGGGACGGGGAGCTCGTGCCGCTGCCGCTGGAGGAGTACGGCCTGGGCGAGGGTCGTCAGGTGCGCACCGCCGAGGACAAGATCCGGCGCGCGGACGACGGCACCCTGGGCCTGATGGCCAAGGACACCCCGACGGTCTGGATCGTCCCGGCCGACGACCCGGCGAACGCCGCCGTCTGGGAGGCCGCGCGGGCCTGCCACGTCGCCCTAGGCTGCCGGGACTACTCGCTGTTCGACTTCCGGATCGACCCCGACGGCGTGCCGTGGTTCCTCGAGGCCGGGCTCTACAACTCCTTCGCCCGGCAGAGCGTGATCCCGACGATGGCCCGGGCCGCCGGCATCGAGCTGCCCGAGCTGTTCGCCGCCGGCATCGCGGGCGCCCTGGCCCGCTGA
- a CDS encoding HAD family hydrolase, translating into MPARAANTLPKHSGGEGSDLVVELGDLGPWRPKLVATDLDGTLLTSQGVVSDRTRAAMDASWAAGVPVVGVTGRGPRLLDSVRTTLGGRGVAVLAQGGFVVDLDSDEVLRTVGLPRDEAHAVIAAIEAVTGPLVIAVEDAATQSEALSPLRVQHGFDWPYPEPADLLPREHVLPDGPVLKVFLRSETLDQDELLSLALSVTDSSAAEVTHAGLGFIEVLPPGITKATGLAVALERFGVPMADVVVFGDMPNDLPMILAVNEAGGRSVAVANAHPAVKAATTHRTSGHDADGVARYLEALA; encoded by the coding sequence ATCCCGGCCCGCGCCGCCAACACGCTCCCGAAGCACTCCGGCGGCGAGGGCAGCGACCTGGTCGTCGAGCTCGGCGACCTCGGGCCCTGGCGGCCGAAGCTCGTGGCGACCGACCTCGACGGCACCCTGCTCACCAGCCAGGGCGTGGTCAGCGACCGCACCCGCGCCGCGATGGACGCCAGCTGGGCGGCCGGTGTGCCCGTCGTGGGGGTCACCGGCCGCGGCCCGCGGCTGCTCGACAGCGTCCGGACGACACTCGGTGGCCGCGGGGTCGCCGTGCTCGCGCAGGGCGGCTTCGTCGTCGACCTGGACTCCGACGAGGTGCTGCGCACCGTCGGGCTGCCCCGGGACGAGGCGCACGCCGTCATCGCCGCGATCGAGGCGGTCACCGGTCCGTTGGTCATCGCCGTCGAGGACGCCGCCACCCAGAGCGAGGCGCTCAGCCCGCTGCGGGTGCAGCACGGCTTCGACTGGCCCTACCCCGAGCCCGCCGACCTGCTGCCCCGCGAGCACGTGCTGCCCGACGGGCCGGTGCTCAAGGTGTTCCTGCGCTCGGAGACCCTCGACCAGGACGAGCTGCTCTCCCTCGCGCTCTCGGTCACCGACTCCTCGGCCGCCGAGGTCACCCACGCCGGGCTGGGCTTCATCGAGGTGCTGCCGCCGGGGATCACCAAGGCGACCGGTCTGGCCGTCGCGCTGGAGCGCTTCGGCGTGCCGATGGCCGACGTGGTCGTGTTCGGCGACATGCCCAACGACCTGCCGATGATCCTGGCGGTCAATGAGGCCGGTGGCCGGTCGGTCGCCGTCGCGAACGCGCACCCGGCCGTGAAGGCCGCCACCACCCACCGCACCAGCGGGCACGACGCCGACGGCGTCGCCCGCTACCTGGAGGCGCTCGCGTGA